A segment of the Streptomyces sp. L2 genome:
TCCTCGTCCACGCCGGCGACATCGACGTGCGCCGGGGGCTGTTGCGCACCTGCGCCCGCCATGTGGCCAAGGGCGGCTATGTCCTCATCCAGCGGGAGGGCGAGGACTACCACACGGACCTGCCGAGAGTGCGCGTCGACCCGAGAGGCTTCACCGTGCGGATCGTCTCGGCGGAGCCGGTCGGCGACGGTGTGAACTCGGTCCGCGCCGAGTACGAGTTCCCGGACGCGGCCTGGACGCAGACGTTCCTGTCGAGACCCCTGTCCAAGGACGACTTCGAAGCAGCCCTGGCGGAAGCGGGACTGGAGGTGGACACGGATCTGACACCGGACGGGGTGTGGGTGAGGGCGGTGCCCCGAAATTCCTGAGACGGGGGGACCGTTCACCGATGAGTTCCCGGGCGTGGCCGGGTCCATCTCTGTGACAGCGAGCGAGAGCACCTCGCACACGTCACACAGCAGACCAGGAGCCTTCCATGTCCGAGACCACCGTCCCCGTAGTCCCCACCGCGCCGTCCGCCGCGAACGCTCCCTCCAGCCGGTCGGACCACGCCACCCGCTCTGCTGCCTCCGGGGCAGGGAGGCGTCGTGCAGGACGGGTCGCGCTCCGCTCCGTACAGGTGCTGCTCGCGCTGTTCTTCGGTCTGGCGAGCGCGCTGCCCAAGCTGATCGCACACCCCTCGGCCGTCGAGTCCTTCGACCGGATGGGCTGGGGCAGCGCGGGCATGTACACCATCGGCCTGCTCGAACTGGCCGGTGCGGTCGCCCTGTTGGTGCCGGTCCTGCAGTCGGTGGCGGCGACGGCGCTGAGCGCGCTGATGGTGGGCGCGTTCATCGTCCAGCTCACCGTCTTCGACGGGCAGAACGCGGCCACGCCGCTGGTCCTGATCGTTCCGCTCGCGCTGATCGCCTGGGCCCGGCGCGGTCACAACGCGGCCCTGCCGGCCCTCCTGCGCCGGACGGCAGGCCGGGCGCGACCGGCGCGATCCGCGTGACCTGTGCGATCCGCGTGACCGCACGGGAGACCGCCGGGCAGGGGCCGGCCGGGCCCCCGCGCCCGGCCGGCATCGCCCGGCGGTCTGCCGGGCAGGGGCCGGGCGGGACGCGAGTTCGTACCAGGCATTCGTAGCGGCAGGCGTCGTAGCGGCAGGCGTCGTTAGGCCGGGCCCAGGCCCTCCCCGGGGGCTACGGGCCCGTTCCTACAGGCACGTGCCGTCGGACGGAGGTTCGGCCGGCCCTCCCCCAGGGACTACCGGCCGGTTCGGCCGCCGCCCTGTCTCCTGGGCCGGCCGGCGCCCCGGGATTCGATGGGGCCGCCGGGCTCGCCGGGGCCACCCGGTCCGGCGGGCCCTCCGAGCCCACGGAGGCGTTCCATCTCGCGGCGGTCCCGCTTGGTGGGGCGGCCGGTGCCACGGTCGCGCAGGCCGGCGGGGGCAACGGCCTCGCGCGGCGGGGGAGGAGGGGAGTTGTCGACGTAGCACTGGACGGCGACCGGGGCACCGACCCGCTTGCGGATGAGGCGCTTGACGATCACGATCCGTTCCCGGCCCTCGTTCCGGAGCCGCACCTCGTCGCCGACGCGGACCGAGTAGGCGGGCTTCACGCGCTCGCCGTTCACGTGGACGTGTCCACCGCGGCAGGCTGCGGCGCCCAGGGAGCGGGTCTTGATCAGACGTACGGCCCAGATCCAGCTGTCGATCCGCACGGTCTCGCCCTGGGCCGGACCGGCGGCCTCGGCGGCGGCCACCGCGGCGGCGACCTTGGGGTCGACCGTGGGGTGGACACCTTGCTCGCCGCCGGTGCCCTCGGCGCTGCCACCACCGGCCGCAGCCTGGCCGGCACCCCGGTCCGCCGGTCCGCCGGTCCCGGGGTTCACGTTCCCACCCGCATCCTCCGTAGCCATGGCCCCGACCCTAACGCGCCGGGCCGGACCAGTGGGCCGGGCCGGCCGGGCATACGGTGGGCCTATGCACGACGACAGCGCTGGCCTGGCGCGGCTCGACCGGCGGGTCGCGGACTGCAGGGCCTGTCCGCGGCTCGTCGCCTGGCGGGAGGAGGTCGCCCGGACCAAGCGGGCCGCGTTCACCGACTGGACCTACTGGGGGCGGCCGGTGCCGGGATTCGGGGCGGCCGATGCCCGGCTGGTGATCATCGGGCTCGCCCCCGCGGCGCACGGCGGGAACCGCACCGGCCGCATGTTCACCGGTGACCGTTCGGGAGACGTGCTCTACCAGGCGCTGTACGACGTGGGCCTCGCCTCACAGCCCACCTCCGTCAGTGCCGACGACGGCCTGGAGCTGCACGGCGTCCGGGTCACCGCACCGGTGCACTGCGCGCCGCCCGCCAACAAGCCGACACCAGGGGAGCGCGACACCTGCCGCCCCTGGCTGGTCCAGGAACTCAAGCTGCTGCGCCCGACCCTCAAGGCAGCTGTCGTGCTCGGAGCCTTCGGCTGGCAGGCGGCGCTGCCCGCGTTCGCCGAGGCAGGCTGGACGGTGCCCAGGCCCCGGCCCGCGTTCGGGCACGGCACCCGGGTCGCCCTCGATGGCCTGGACCTCTTCGGCTGCTTCCACGTCAGCCAGCGCAACACCTTCACCGGCCGCCTGACCACCGAGATGCTGCGCGAGGTGCTGCGCACGGCAGCGGACGCGGCCGGCCTGCCGTAACCGGCCGCCGCGCGCCCCGAGCCGCCTCACGAAAACCCCGCCCGCGCCATTCGGGGGCGAGGTACCGCACCTTGGAATTCGCACCCCCTGGGATGTCACATCCGCGCATCCCCGACTCGTCCTCAATGACAGAAGCGAGAGAAGGGAAACGTGAGGATGAAATCCGTCATCGTGTGCGCCTCCGTGTCGCACGGCAACACGCGCCGTGTCGCCGACAGCATGGCCCGGGTGCTCGACGCCGAGGTCGTCTCCCCGGAACAGGCCGACCCGGCCGAACTGGCCGTAGCGGACCTAGTGGGATTCGGCTCGGGTGTCTTCTACGGCAGGCTGCACCCCAGCCTGACCGACCTGGTCAGGGCGCTGCCTGCCGGCACGGGCCGGGCGTTCGTGTTCGCCACCAGCGGGCTTCCCGAGCTGCCGCCGGCGCCGTTCACCCGTCCCGTGGTCCGGCTCCTGCGAGCCAAGGGCTTCTCGGTGGACGGCAGTTACACGTGCCGCGCGTTCGACACCTGGGCGCCGTTCAAAATCGTCGGCGGGATCCGCAAGCAACGGCCGAACCCCGGTGACCTGGCCGCCGCGCGGGCCTTCGCCGAACGGCTGCGGGACGGCCGGGGACCGGAGGCCTGATCGACCGGCGCCGGGGGTGTTTGCGCGGCGGACGGGACTGGAATGACAACGTCACTGCGCCCGAGCCGAGTTGGGCTAGTGTGGCTGGCTCAGTCCTCGTACCAGGGCCGGGACAGCGCGGTCCGGGCCGTCACCTCGGGGGAGAAACCATGGATCCCACTCTGCTCACCCTGGCCGGCGAAGCCGGCACGGCGGTGGTCACCCTCGCCGTCACGGAGGCCTGGCAGCAGGCGCGGGACGGCATCGTCACGGTCTGGCGCAGGTACCGCCCGCAAGCCGCGGACGAGGTCGGTGAGGAGCTGGAGACTTCGCGCCGCGCCCTCCTGGCCGCCGCGGCCGACGGCGACGACAACGACGCGGCGGCCGCCGGTCAGCGCATCGCCGACGCCTGGCAGCTGCGCCTCGCGGCCCTCCTCGCCGACCACCCCGGCGCCGCCGACGACCTGCGCACCCTCCTGGCCGCGCTGGACCCGGGCCCCGCCCGGCAGAACGTCCGGGGCGACGTCCGGCTCCAGGCGCGGGCGTCCGGCAGCGCCCGGATCTACCAGTCCATGGGTGACCAGCACATCACCGAACGATGAGCGCTCCGGACGAACCGGGCACGGAGGTCGGGAAACGGTCCGAACTCTGGGGCAGCGCGTCCGAGGAGGGGCGCGTCTACCAGGCCAGGGGCAGCCAGTTCATCACCAACCTGCACGTGTACGGCTGGGACGACGGCCCCGGCGACTCACTGGCCCGGGCCGTGGCCCGCGGCGACGCCCTGGAGTACATGCAGGGACGCGTCAACCACCTGATCCGCGGGCTCCGCACGACACAGGCCGAGTGGCAGGCCCGTCTCACCGAGTTGGAGGAGAGGGCGGAGCGCGCGCGGACCGAGGGGCGCGAACAGGCCCTCGCCGAGGTGCAGGAGCAACTGCAGGCCGCGGAACTGCGGGTCATCAAGGCGCAGCAGATGATGCGCGAGGCCGTCCAGGAGCGCGAACACACCGAGGCGCTGCTGGCGCAGGCCCAGGAGGAACTGGCCCGGCGGCGGCGTGCCGAGGAACAGCGGCGGCTGGAGGAGGAACGGGACCGCAACGAGCCGGACGCGGTCGCCGTCCCCGAGGAGGAGCCCTGGGACCCGGCGGAGCCGGCCGAGGAGAACGAGCAGTACGACGAGTTCCTGGAGCGGGTCGAAGCGGAACTCGGCGCCGTGCGCGACGATCTGCGCCTCCTGGGCGAGGGACTGCAGGGTGCCGACGGCGGGCCGGCCGAGAAGGACGTGCTCGCGGGCGAGTGGGTGCGCAAGCCGGTGGAGACGGACGAGGCGGCTCCGGCCGGCGAAGGGGCGACGGGGACGGGGACGGACGAGCCCAGCACCGGTACGGTGCACTCCGGCGGGGGCGCGGCAGGCGCGGGGCCGTCGGGCACCGGCAAGCCCGACCGGCAGCGGGCGCCCAGACCCGGGCCGCCCCGTCCCCTGCGGATCGGTGTCGTGTGCACGATCGTGGTCGCCCTGCAGCCCTGGGTGCCGCTGCTCGTCGTCACGTCGAACCGGGTGGCGTACGCGTCGCACCAGGCCATCTGGCAGAAGGCGGCGTTCACGGTCGTGACGATCCTGCTCGGCGCGGTGCTGCTCCTGGTCACCCTCGTCATCGCGTTCGCCGTCGTGGCCCTGACGCTGGAACGGAACCGGGAGGAGACTCCCGCCTTCTGGGGACTGGGGCTGTGCGTCGCCGCCGCGCTCGCCGGGCTGATCACCGCCTTCTGGTCCCCGCTCGCCTGGCCCGGCCCGGCCGGTGAGTGGGCGCACGGGATCGCGGCTCTCGGAGGCCTCGGATAGCCGCCCGGCGAGGCATGTCCCGGCAGGCCGCCGTTCACCGCCGCGCCGGTGCGAGCACGCGCCGTCCGCGTTGTGTTCATAACGAAGGCGGGCTCCCCGGCACCTTTCACCTCGCCGAAACGTGAACGTGCGGTCCGGTACGGGAACGCGCCGTATCGTGGCCTGACACCTGACACCTGACACCTGACACCTGACACCTGACACCTGACACCTGCGCCCTGACGCCCCGGTCACTGTCGTCCGAAGGCGAGGCGAGCGCCGCCCCGTTTCCCAGGCCTCGCCCAACCCCTGCCCCGCCCCCGCCCTCGCCCTCGTACGAACAGGAGTTCCGTGTCGCGCCCCGTCGTGCCTCCCTGGCTCGCTCACGCTCTGCGTGCCCAGCGCGGGCCCGTGTACTGGAGTGCCGTGTCGCGCGGTGCGCTGGCCGTGGGCCCGCTGGCGCTCGCCGGGGTGGCGAGTGGCCGTGTCGCCGCAGGTGTCGTGGCCGCCATCGGCGCGATGCTCGGCGGGGTCAACGACCGGCCCGGCAGCCGGCGGGCATCGGTCCAGAACCTCGGGGTGCCGGGGCTGGCGGGGGCACTCGGGCTGGCCGTCGGGACGTACGGCGGACAGGGCCTGGCCGCCGTACCGCTGACGCTGCTGCTCACCCTGCTCGGGCTGGTCGTCGGCGCCGTCAGTGCCGTCGGGCCCGTCGCGTCCGCCGCCGGTTCGCAGCTGCTCGTCATGGCCGCCGTCGGCGCGGGCATGCAACTCCCGGAGACCGGCTGGCAGTCGGCGCTCGCCTTCCTCGCCGGCACCGGCTGGCTGCTGGCGCTGCGCCTGCTGCTGCCCACGCCGGGCTCGCTCGCCGGGGACTTCCGGTTCGACGGGGAACGCGAGGCGGTGGCCGACGTGTACGACGCCGTCGCCGGCCTGCTCGACGCGGTCGGCGGCGACACCGCCCTGACCCGGCGGGCCGCGCTCACCGCCGCCCTCGATCACGCCCAGGACGCCCTCGCCGGACCCCGGATCCGGCGCTTCGCCAGTTCCGCCGCCGAGCGCAGGCTGCACGCCCAGTTCGCCGCCGCACTGCCCCTCGCCGAAGCGGCCACCGCGCTGGCCTGGGCCGGAAAGCCCGTCTCCGCGCGGGCGGCGCAAGGGCCCCGGCGGCTCGCGGCCGCCGTGCGCGGCAACACCGGCGCGGGACCGCTGCCGGCGCCGGTCCGGGCCGCTCCCGCGCTGCGCGCCCTGGACGACGCCCTGCTGCGGGCCGCCGAGGTGTTCGACCGGATGGACGAGGGGCAGGGCCTGTACCGCAGGCGCCGTAGCGTGCGGGCCGCCGTCCGGGCCGTGTCCGGCCCCGGCGGGCGGGAGTACGGGATGCGGGTCGCCCTCTGCTTCGGCGCCGGCGCGGCCATCGCCCAGGCGCTGCACCACGCCCACTGGGACGGGCACCACCCGCACTGGTACTGGCTGCCCATGACCATCGTCTTCCTGGTCAAGCCCGACCTCGGACCGCTCGCCTCCCGCGTGTTGTCCCGGGCCGCCGGCACGGTGCTGGGTGCACTGGTGTTCGCCTCCTGCGCCGCGCTGCTGCCCCGGCCGGCCGGACTCCTCGTCCTCGTGACAGTCTGCGGGGCGCTCGTCCCAGTCGCCACGCGGCACTTCGCGGCCGTGACGGCCGTCGTCACCGTCCTCGTCCTCGCCCTGATCATGGTGACCGGCGAGCCGCAGGCCTCCGCCGGCCGCATCGGAGAGACCCTGCTGGCCTGTGCGATCGTCCTCGTCGTCGGGCATCTGCCGATGCCGGGGGAGCGGGGCGGAGGGGTGCGGTCGCGGCTCGCCGTGGCGCAGGACGCAGCGCACGCCTACCTCGTCCACGTCCTCGGCGAGTCCGGCGACCGCGCCGAGCGGTGGGCGCTGCGCCGCGAGGCGTACCGCACCCTCGCCGAGGCCCGCACGGCCATCACGCTCTCGGCCGCCGAACTGCCCGCCCTCGCCCGGCACACCGAGGGCACGGACGCGGTCGCGGCCGTACTGGAACGGCTCGTCGACACGACGACCGCCTGCGCCGTCCATCTGGATGTGACCGGCCGACTCACCCCACGGCACGTCCGGCAACTGCACGAGGCGCTGGAGGAGTTGGAGGCGGGTCGACAGCGGATCACGGCGCCCGCCCGGCCCGCCGCACTTTAGACCGCCGGTGTCGTACGGGTGGCAGCGGACCAATGGTCACGATCCGTGCGTGATACGGCACATACGGTCGATCATTGGGACCGATCATGTCCGGTTCGCGTCGCAAAGTGAGCGGAGCTTCACCGTCCGCGCCGAACGGGTGTCGACAATGTCTCAGTACCGCCACTGAGCGAGCCGTTTCCCCTCTCCGGAGCGTTAACTCCTACAGGTACGACGCTTCTGGAGGTGCAGGATGGTGAACGGGCGAACGGTGCTCGAACGCTTTCCCGCCGGCGGCCCGCGCGGCTCCTGGCCCGCTGAGGAGTTCGCCCACGCGCGACGTCTGGAGGGCCTGCCGGCCGAAGTGGTCATGGACCTCGCGACGGACGCCTTCCTGGTGATCGTCCGGGGCGCCGCCGAGGCCGTGGAGTGACCTGTGCGAGCCCGGACCGCTGATCAGGCGGAGACCGCTCGCGACCAGTCGGGGGTCGTGCCCGTCACCCGGCACAGGGACAGGTAGAGCGGGATCGGCGGGGTGTAGGGGATCGTGCCCTCGGGGCGGTGGATGAGGCGGGCCGTGGCGGGCACGGGGGCGCCGGGCGCGTAGTGGGCCGGGGCCGGCCAGGGCAGGGCGTAGTCGGAGTCCGACGGGACGATCCACCACCAGTGCGCGCCATCGGCGTACACGCACCCCACGCGCGGCAGCCGCGGTACGACCAGTGGACCGAGGCGGTCGGGTACGGCCACCGCGTCGCAGCCCAGCGGAGCGGTCATGCCGTCGGGAACCGGCAGCCTTCGCACCCCGTCCGGCGTCTGCTGCCGGCGGCGCAACCGCACCAGCGTGCCCAGCCCGAGCGGCTGACCCGAGCCGAGCCCGTTCACGGCCGCCCCCACCCTCCGCGCTGCTCCCAGGGGCCCTCGTGCCGGGCCTTCGCGCGCTCCGCCCGCTCCTCCTCGCCCGAGCCGCCGTGCGAAGGGGCCGGCTTCGGGCGGGCACCCCAGCCCAGGTCGTTGCGCGGCTCGGCGGTTCCCCGGACCGCGTCGGTCTGGCGGGCCAGTTCGGCCCAGACCAGCAGCCCGGGGCCGCGTTCCTGCGCACCCCAGGACTCACACAGGGCGTCGACGAGGAGCAACCCCCTCCCTTGCTCCTCCTCGGGCCGCTGCGCCGCCGGCCGCGGCTGACCGGGGGCACAGCCCTCGTCGTGCACGGCTATGCGGACCGTGTCGTCGTGGTCGTGCAGCTCGCACACCACCCGGCTGCTCGCCGTGTGCACGATCGCGTTCGTCACCAGCTCGGATATGACGAGCGCCGCGGTGTCACAGGTGTCCGCGCATACCGACCAGCCGGTCA
Coding sequences within it:
- a CDS encoding class I SAM-dependent methyltransferase: MREGYEGTGPGVITPDGCAVELYERLPVGDEPDIIAAAVPAGAHILELGSGVGRVTHPLLERGFTVTAVDESAEMLARVRGARTVCGPIEELDLAERFDVVMLASFLVHAGDIDVRRGLLRTCARHVAKGGYVLIQREGEDYHTDLPRVRVDPRGFTVRIVSAEPVGDGVNSVRAEYEFPDAAWTQTFLSRPLSKDDFEAALAEAGLEVDTDLTPDGVWVRAVPRNS
- a CDS encoding DoxX family protein; translation: MSETTVPVVPTAPSAANAPSSRSDHATRSAASGAGRRRAGRVALRSVQVLLALFFGLASALPKLIAHPSAVESFDRMGWGSAGMYTIGLLELAGAVALLVPVLQSVAATALSALMVGAFIVQLTVFDGQNAATPLVLIVPLALIAWARRGHNAALPALLRRTAGRARPARSA
- a CDS encoding RNA-binding S4 domain-containing protein, with the protein product MATEDAGGNVNPGTGGPADRGAGQAAAGGGSAEGTGGEQGVHPTVDPKVAAAVAAAEAAGPAQGETVRIDSWIWAVRLIKTRSLGAAACRGGHVHVNGERVKPAYSVRVGDEVRLRNEGRERIVIVKRLIRKRVGAPVAVQCYVDNSPPPPPREAVAPAGLRDRGTGRPTKRDRREMERLRGLGGPAGPGGPGEPGGPIESRGAGRPRRQGGGRTGR
- a CDS encoding uracil-DNA glycosylase: MHDDSAGLARLDRRVADCRACPRLVAWREEVARTKRAAFTDWTYWGRPVPGFGAADARLVIIGLAPAAHGGNRTGRMFTGDRSGDVLYQALYDVGLASQPTSVSADDGLELHGVRVTAPVHCAPPANKPTPGERDTCRPWLVQELKLLRPTLKAAVVLGAFGWQAALPAFAEAGWTVPRPRPAFGHGTRVALDGLDLFGCFHVSQRNTFTGRLTTEMLREVLRTAADAAGLP
- a CDS encoding flavodoxin family protein, translating into MKSVIVCASVSHGNTRRVADSMARVLDAEVVSPEQADPAELAVADLVGFGSGVFYGRLHPSLTDLVRALPAGTGRAFVFATSGLPELPPAPFTRPVVRLLRAKGFSVDGSYTCRAFDTWAPFKIVGGIRKQRPNPGDLAAARAFAERLRDGRGPEA
- a CDS encoding FUSC family protein, which gives rise to MSRGALAVGPLALAGVASGRVAAGVVAAIGAMLGGVNDRPGSRRASVQNLGVPGLAGALGLAVGTYGGQGLAAVPLTLLLTLLGLVVGAVSAVGPVASAAGSQLLVMAAVGAGMQLPETGWQSALAFLAGTGWLLALRLLLPTPGSLAGDFRFDGEREAVADVYDAVAGLLDAVGGDTALTRRAALTAALDHAQDALAGPRIRRFASSAAERRLHAQFAAALPLAEAATALAWAGKPVSARAAQGPRRLAAAVRGNTGAGPLPAPVRAAPALRALDDALLRAAEVFDRMDEGQGLYRRRRSVRAAVRAVSGPGGREYGMRVALCFGAGAAIAQALHHAHWDGHHPHWYWLPMTIVFLVKPDLGPLASRVLSRAAGTVLGALVFASCAALLPRPAGLLVLVTVCGALVPVATRHFAAVTAVVTVLVLALIMVTGEPQASAGRIGETLLACAIVLVVGHLPMPGERGGGVRSRLAVAQDAAHAYLVHVLGESGDRAERWALRREAYRTLAEARTAITLSAAELPALARHTEGTDAVAAVLERLVDTTTACAVHLDVTGRLTPRHVRQLHEALEELEAGRQRITAPARPAAL
- a CDS encoding ATP-binding protein is translated as MANVIPSAPLGTDAAADRPGLGAARAATPGGGAAERRFRFELAAHPGSPAQARRLARARLTGWSVCADTCDTAALVISELVTNAIVHTASSRVVCELHDHDDTVRIAVHDEGCAPGQPRPAAQRPEEEQGRGLLLVDALCESWGAQERGPGLLVWAELARQTDAVRGTAEPRNDLGWGARPKPAPSHGGSGEEERAERAKARHEGPWEQRGGWGRP